In Cheilinus undulatus linkage group 16, ASM1832078v1, whole genome shotgun sequence, one DNA window encodes the following:
- the LOC121523763 gene encoding zinc finger protein 250-like, with protein MSGGFQDLSVFPGAVQQLSVSIDEDPSEHQERSSSLKQEITEPLHIKEEPEGLWSSQEGEQLQGTEEADIIKFTFYPVHVKSEDDDKSPQLTQLYQRQTEETETEADREADAERGFDPERDLQPETEVKTEDSSGPETDDSTDWQDTAEHQSDLNSVDNVKNKTEKPDKKSHHCSECGKGFKYKCRLTKHTRIHTGEKPHCCTECGKRFNQEGDLTIHMRTHTGEKPFSCSVCGKRFNNKGCLTRHTRIHTGEKPFSCSVCGKRFNKLCNLKVHTAIHSGEKPFSCSVCGKSFNLKSCLTRHMKIHTGEKPLSCSVCGRTFNRKGCLTQHLRTHTGEKPFGCSKCGKSFHKQSTLTRHIVVHTRDKPFPCSECGKGFGLKHHLTNHMKTHSREKLFSCSECCKTFTRPASVTRHMGIHSGEKAFSSEFDVEELIVKEEEVLAEQQERCSSPNQENSPEPAHIKEEQEELLSSEQHLGAEEARISTFTFIPVVVKSEEDEEEKLQSTQLHENQSEENRNAKGLKTETGGEDCEGSEQEQDFNPHNHSQTINADETSVLSVFDTDEIGDFEESDMEEHLIPLQNEDRAITNVKFNTEDTSVSFSECALSFGQKKQKGIQTEEKPFSCSICGKRFPGRKYLQQHMLRHSVEKPFSCSFCEKSFLSRPEMVKHMRVHTGEKPFSCLVCGKRFARSGDLKRHSDAHSGEKPFNCSICGKRFSQQGHLKEHSVVHTGQKLFDCSVCGKRFTQSGSLHRHAVVHTGEKPFTCSICGKTFSQHDHLKQHLIVHKEEKPFSCSVCGQKFTRNAYVKRHAVVHTGEKPFSCSVCNKRFTQPVNLKKHKCVAESSGNLNQVVVHLSDEEPT; from the exons ATGTCCGGAGGGTTTCAGGATCTGTCAG TGTTCCCTGGAGCGGTCCAGCAGCTTTCAGTGAGTATTGATGAGGATCCCTCTGAGCACCAGGAGaggagctccagtctgaaacaggagATCACTGAGCCTCTACACATTAAAGAAGAACCAGAgggactgtggagcagtcagGAGGGAGAGCAGCTTCAAGGAACAGAGGAGGCTGATATCATCAAGTTCACTTTTTATCCTGTTCATGTGAAGAGTGAAGATGATGACAAGAGTCCTCAGCTCACACAGCTTTACCAAAGACAAACCGAAGAGACTGAAACAGAAGCGGACAGAGAAGCAGATGCAGAGAGGGGCTTTGACCCAGAGAGAGATTTACAACCAGAGACTGAAGTCAAGACTGAGGACTCCTCTGGCCCTGAGACTGACGACAGCACTGATTGGCAGGATACAGCCGAACACCAGTCAGATTTAAACTCAGTGGACAACGTcaaaaataagacagaaaagCCTGACAAGAAATCACATCACTGCTCTGAATGTGGTAAAGGGTTTAAATACAAATGTCGTCTGACAAAACACAcaagaattcacacaggagagaaaccccaCTGCTGcactgagtgtggtaaaagatttaaccAAGAAGGTGATCTTACAATACACATGCGaactcacacaggagagaaacccttcagctgctctgtttgtggtaaaagatttaacaacaaaggatgTCTGACCAGGCACACGAGAATtcatacaggagagaaacccttcagctgctctgtgtgtggcAAAAGATTTAACAAACtttgtaatctaaaggttcataCAGCCATTCACtctggagagaaacccttcagctgctctgtgtgtggtaaaagctttaacctgaaaagttgCCTGACCAGGCACATGAagattcacacaggagagaaacccctcagctgctctgtgtgtggtaGAACCTTTAACAGAAAAGGCTGTTTGACACAGCATCTGAGaactcacacaggagagaaaccctttggCTGCtctaaatgtggcaaaagctTTCATAAACAGAGTACTTTGACCAGACACATTGTGGTTCATACCAGAGACAAACCATTTccctgctctgagtgtggtaaaggATTTGGCTTGAAACATCATCTCACAAATCATATGAAAACCCACTCAAGAGAGAAactcttcagctgctctgagtgctGTAAAACATTTACCCGGCCAGCAAGTGTGACAAGACATATGGGAATCCACTCTGGAGAGAAAGCCTTCAGCTCTGAATTTG ATGTTGAGGAGCTGATTGTAAAAGAAGAGGAAGTTCTCGCCGAGCAGCAGGAGAGATGCTCCAGTCCAAACCAGGAGAACTCACCAGAGCCAgcacacattaaagaggaacaggaggaactgTTGAGCAGTGAGCAGCATCTAGGGGCAGAGGAGGCTCGCATTAGCACGTTCACATTCATTCCCGTCGTTGTGAAAAGTGAAGAAGACGAAGAAGAGAAACTTCAGTCCACACAGCTTCATGAAAACCAAAGTGAAGAGAACAGAAACGCCAAAGGTTTGAAAACAGAAACTGGGGGAGAGGACTGTGAAGGATCAGAACAAGAACAAGACTTTAATCCACACAATCATTCACAGACCATTAATGCTGATGAGACTTCAGTACTTTCTGTATTTGATACTGATGAAATTGGGGATTTTGAGGAGAGTGATATGGAGGAACATTTAATACCTCTACAAAATGAAGATAGAGCTATAACTAATGTGAAATTTAACACTGAAGATACATCTGTTAGCTTCTCTGAATGTGCTCTAAGCTTTGgacaaaagaagcaaaaaggaaTTCAAACTGAAGAGAAACCATTCAGTTGCTCTATTTGTGGGAAAAGATTCCCAGGtagaaaatatttacaacagCATATGCTTCGTCATTCAGTagaaaaacccttcagctgctcattTTGTGAGAAAAGTTTTCTCTCTAGACCAGAGATGGTGAAGCACATGAGagtccacacaggagagaagccATTCAGTTGTTTAGTCTGTGGTAAAAGATTTGCGAGAAGTGGGGACCTAAAAAGACACTCTGACGCCCATtcaggggagaaaccatttaaTTGTTCCatttgtggtaaaagattttctCAACAAGGACATCTTAAAGAACATTCTGTTGTCCACACAGGGCAGAAACTGtttgattgctcagtttgtggGAAAAGATTCACACAAAGCGGATCTCTGCATAGACATGCTGttgtccacacaggggagaaaccgtTCACTTGTTCCATTTGTGGTAAAACTTTTTCTCAACATGATCATCTGAAGCAACACTTGATTGTCCACAAAGAagagaaaccatttagttgtTCTGTTTGCGGTCAAAAATTCACAAGAAATGCTTACGTTAAAAGACACGCTGttgtccacacaggggagaaaccctTTAGCTGCTCTGTTTGTAATAAAAGATTCACTCAGCCAGTGAATCTCAAGAAACACAAGTGTGTTGCTGAGAGCAGTGGCAATCTAAACCAAGTCGTGGTTCATTTAAGTGATGAAGAACCCACTTAA